TTTGGCGCCAAAAGAAGACAGCAACAAATTGAGGTCCTGCCCAAAAATCATAATACCTCTTTGGGATTTGTCAAAACAATTAGCCGACTCTATTTCCAACGACAAAGCCATGGACTGATTTTCGAGAAGATTATGCAAATCTTCCATGGCCACCTCAGAAAACGATATGGCCTCAATATTAAAGATTGGGATAACCTAGCCGCTCAACAAATCGCACAACGTAGCGAAGTGGACTATAAAATTATTGAAGAAATTCTAGAACGATATAATAGCCTTTCTTCTCAGTTGGCAAAACCCAATGTGACGATGTCGCCAGAAACACTCAATAATTTTTATCTGCTGGTCCAAAAATTCTATGAAGCAGAAGAAGCCCGAAGAAAACAACCCTCGGCCTAAACCAAAAGATAATTGCCCATTTTACTCATCTCCTAAGTCCATAACTTAAGAACTAAATATGCAAGAATTTCCAGAACAAGAACAACCCGCTAAAGAGGAAGAACATAGCCCTAGCATGCAAAGCTGGGAACAAGACGATAGCCAAAGCCTGAAGATTCAAGAGGCTGTCCAAAAAGTAAAACAAGAGGTCCAAAAAGTAATTATCGGACAAGATGAAATGATTGATCTCATCCTCATCGCACTTTTTTCTGGTGGACATGTGCTGCTAGAAGGGGTGCCCGGTATCGCCAAAACACTTACCGCCAAGCTCTTGGCCCAAAGTATGAAGGTGGACTTTAACCGGATTCAGTTTACTCCAGACCTCATGCCCTCGGATGTAACCGGTACGACGATTTTTAATATGAAATCTTCAGATTTTGTCTTTACGCAAGGACCCATTTTCTCCAATTTGGTCCTTATCGATGAAATTAACCGAGCACCAGCCAAAACTCAAGCCTCGCTCTTTGAGGTGATGGAGGAAAAACAAATTTCTGTAGACGGAAAGACCTATAAGATGAATTTCCCCTTTATGGTCCTCGCTACCCAAAACCCTATCGAGCAAGAAGGAACCTATAAGCTGCCCGAGGCCCAATTGGACCGCTTCCTCTTCCGCATTCTTCTAGAATATCCCTCTCTGAAAGAAGAACAACAGATTCTCTACCGCTTTAAAGATGACTTCACGAAGCGCCAAGCGGCAGATGTTAAAGCAGTCCTCTCCGCTCAAGATATTCAAGAGTGCCAAGAGATTATCGAACAGGTCCATATCAAAACCGAATTACTCGATTATATCGCTGAATTGGTCCACCGTAGCCGCTCTCATGCCGACCTTTTCTTGGGCGCTTCGCCTCGGGCCTCTTTGGCCATTATGCAAACGGCCAAGGCCCTAGCCGCCATGAATGGCCGCGGATTTGTTACTCCCGATGATATCCAATATGTGGCTTATCCGGTCCTCAATCACCGAATTATCCTTACCCCCGAAAGAGAAATGGAGGGGATGCAGATTAGTGATGTAGTCGCCGATATTATCGCTAAGGTCGAGGTGCCTCGCTAATTTTTTTTGATGATAATAATAAAAAATAATGGGGCCCTAGGCCCCATTATTACTTTTTCGATATGCGTAGCTTTTCTTCTAATTTAGCCAAACGCTTCGGCTTTTGGCTCCTCCTTTTGCTGCCGAGCTATTTGCTTAGTCTTCAGCTAAAAACGATTTATGAAGGACAACAATTGCAGTTACATGGCCAAAAGGTCAATGCAAAGGTGGTCAGCGTCCAAACTCATACTAGCTATGACGATGATGGCGATCAGTCGATCAGCTATAGCGCTACTTTTGAGTACAAAGACAAAAATGGCCGAATTTATAAACGCAAAGTCGAAAATATGCAGACCTATTATTATGAGGGCCAATCTGTCGAAATGGTTCATGAAAAAGGTCGACCCAATTTAGCCGTCCCCAATACCTTCGAAATGATTTATCAAGATGCCGTTATGTTTAGCGTCATTATTTTGGGGACTACCTTTATGCTGGGCCTATTTTTGTACGTCGCTTTTCTCAGAACGTCTTAATCCCCCCTCATGAAAAGCCCCCTGAGCCGCTCTATCTTTCGCCGATTCCTGATCTGGATGCTCCTCTTTTTTCCCCTTTCTTTGATCTGGACCTGTAGGGCAAAAAGCATGGGCGAACGACAACGCCTAGAGAAAGAAGGCCTCCGAAAATGGGCCAAATGTATCCATAAACCCCGCCTGAATTATACCGATTCAAATGGTGACCGATTTACAATCACTGGTGGAACGTATCGCCTCTATTTAGACTTTGGCGCAAGCATCGATCTTACTTATCCCAATTTTACTAGCGTCGATGAAAAGCAGTTTTTTTATGTCGAAGATAGCCTAGAACTAATCTATTTTCCCAAAAAGCCCAAGGAGGCCATTCCCCTTTATTTACTATATGAAGATCAGCGCCTAGCCCCCTTTTTTAAGCTTTTAACTGCCTTGTGTATAGTTATTTACCTCTATCTGTATCAGTATTTATAATAGGGGCTGTCCCGCCCTTCGGGCGGGTCGCTATGCTGCGGGGCTCGCAAGTCTGCTCGGCCCTGCAGGCAGGCTGCGCCTGCCTTTGGTCTGCCCCTTCGGGGCACCCGCTCCGCAGCGCTCATCCGCTCCACTCTTTTGTTCCCGCCCAACAAAGATCTCCGGCCCGCTAATGCTTTTTGTCCTTGGTGGTTTCAAAGTAACCCGTAGAGCGGTTCTTGCGCACATTGTCCCAATTGAAGTACTCGCCATGCATGGCAATATAAACCCCAGGAGGCAGGGTTTGCACAAAGGCAATTGCACTGCCCAAATTGAAAAACCCATCGGAAGACATGCCAAAGGTGTAGGGAATCATGGCCCCCAATAAAACAATGGTTTTCCCCTCAATTTTTCCAGCCCTGGCAAGGGCGGCAGCCGTAACTTCCATAGTATCGGTGCCATGGGTAATCAAAATTTGCTGCTCCTCGGTACTCTGACAATGCTTAATAATAATGTCTCGGTCCAAATCCGTCATCTCTAAACTATCAACCATCATTAAGGTGCGCACCTTAATGTCTAAGGTGGCCCGCCCCCGCTTGAAAATCTCCGAAAGGTGGGTGTCTTTAAAAAAGAGCTTGCCCGTAATCATATCGTACTCCTTGTCAAAGGTGCCCCCCGTTACTAGGGCCAAAATGCTTTTGTTCTTTTTCATGCTCGCTGTGGTTTAAAAAGTAAAGCTCCTTTTTTATTCAAAAAAAGGAGCTTCGCAATGATAGCCATATCCCTGCATATTTAGAAAAGGCTAGGGCCGTTTTTTGCGTTTTGCAGGCCCGAAGGGCCGCAGGCTGAGCTGCCCGGCGGGTGGCCCGCAGGGCCAGACCGAAGCGCGTAGCGCTGAAGGGCCGAGCAGACCTGCGAGCCCAGAGGGGAGCGACCCGCCCGCAGGGCGGGGCAGCCCCAAAAAATCCTAATTTCCCTCGCCTCCAGAAGACAAGAAAATAATGAGCCCAATAATGGCCACAACAATCAAAACCGTAATAATCACCTTGATGGTAGAAATGGGTTTTTCGCCATTAATGCGGCCCGTTTGCCCATTCACGGCAAACTGATAGGACTTGCCATTGTACTGATAACTGCAGAGCCAAACCGGCAAAATCAGATGCTTGAAGGTCTGCTCGAAAAAGTCGCTGTCTACCGTCAAACTGCGCTGTTCATCGCCGCCCAACTCTCGGCGGGCTCGATTGCGAAGGTCCTCCATCATTTTCTGCTCGGCCTTTTGGTAGCCCTGCTGCACATCTACGCTATAAATTTCAGACTCCCAACCGACCACCAATTCATTTTGGTAGTTGATGGTCTCTTCTAGGCGATAAGGAAAAATGCGCTCGATGATTTTTTCGGGCAAGCCCTTAGAGGCCACCACCAAAACATCGTCAAAGGGTTGGCGAAAACGGCCCGACTTCCATTCCCAGCGGGTTTTACGTACCCGTTTGGTTTTTTGCTCGCCATTTTCATAAACCGTTTGGTTTTCATAATAATGATAACCCGCCTGCCCCTGCCATTCGGTGTAGGTCTGGGCGTCAAAGGTCCAAAAAGGGACATAAATGCCATGCACATCGCCCAGTGCAGCCAGTTTTTTCAGCTTGTTGGGATGAAACCAGCCTTTTTTAATCCAGTCCTTAAATTTCTCGCTGGCCTGCCGTTTTGTGACCACAAAAGGCAAGATGCCCTGCGGCTGAATGAGGTTTTGCTCAAAAGCCTTTTCATTCACTTTTTCCGAGCCACAAAAATTGCAACGCAGCGAAACCTCACTGCTATCGACCATGAGTTGGGCCCCACAGCCCCCACAATTCATGACTTTTTTGCCCAAATCTTTGGGCTTATATTGGTTTTGCTGGCTGGCCGCTCGGGCCAAAGATTGCTCCCGAACAAGGTCGTTGGCCTTGTCAAAATCTTTAGAAAAACCACAGTGCCCACAGCTAATGAGCTGTTTTTCTGCCGAATAGCTCAATTGGTTGCCGCAGGTTGGGCAGGGCAACTTGAGGATGCTATTCCGAATGTCGTCGTTTTCTGCTAACATATCTCTGTTGTTTGGTAATTACTTAAAAGGGTCTACATAAGCAATATACTTATTTATAACGGAAAAGTAAACCCTAAAAAAGGAAAAAAGAAAACAGGCGATAAATATTGGTAGCTCGTTGAAGAATCCTTATTTTGGCGCTTGTTTTGGCTCCAAAAATCGTGATCATGCAACCTCTAACCGAGCAGCTCTGGAAAAAACTTCGCTCCGCCAAACCCGAACAGGTGGAGATGGCCCTTTTGCGCGCCCGCGCCCAAGGCTTCAATCTAAAACCCTGGGAACAGGAATATGCCGAACTTCGGCAATATATTCCCCTGCCTTATTATGCCGAACAGCATGAGGAGGTGGCGGCTTGCTATGCTATCCGAGAGTTAGATTTATCGGAGCGAGAGTTGAGCAGCCTGCCGGCTGTTCTCGCTAATTTGCGTTATGTAGAGGTTTTGGACCTTCGCAATAATGAACTGACGGCCCTGCCTACTTGGCTCAATGAATGGAGTAATCTTAAGGAGGTTTATCTAGAAAATAATCAGATTTCAGCTCTCTCGGCCGATTTTCTGGCCCATAGTCGTTTGGAGTTGCTGCAGCTTTCCAATAACCAGCTCAAGGCTTTGCCCGCTGCTATTTTGGGCCTGTCTAGCCTGCAACGCCTAGATCTTAGCCATAATAATATAAGTAGTCTGCCCAATTTGGAGGAGGAGCAGCTGCCCAATCTGAGCTTTTTGGCCCTCAACGATAATCCTATTGGCCAGATTTGGGTCAATATTGGCCAACTTACTAAGCTGCAAACCCTACAGCTCCAAAATTGCTTGCTGCAGCAGTTGCCCGAAAGTATTTGCTCTCTTTTTGCCTTGCAAAATCTCTGGCTGCAAAATAATCAGCTCCGCCATCTGCCTGCCCAATTAGGCCAGCTCCGTAGCCTAGAGCTTTTGCAGTTGGCCCAAAATGAACTGCAAGAGTTGCCCGATAGCCTAGACCGCCTAGCTAGCCTCAAACAACTCAACCTGAAAGAAAATGCCCTCCAACATCTGCCCAAGTTGGAAGGCCTGGCCTCTTTGGAGCTGCTCCATCTAGAACATAACCAGCTCCAACACCTCCCTTCTGATTTTGCCCGCCTTGGCCGCCTGAAAATGGCCTATTTGCAAGGCAATGATCTGGACCGCCTGCCGCTCATTCTAGACGCTCTCCGCGCCCTAGAGATTTTGCATATCGAGAGTAATCCTATCGAGCAATTGCCCGATAGCCTAGTCGATTTGCCCAACCTACAACGCTTGTTTGCCGCCCATACGCAGATCAAAAGCTTGCCCAGAAGACTCAAGCATAAGTTGGAGCAACTCGATATTGAAGGTACGCCCCTGGCCAATGGAGAACCCCAAGAGGAAGCCGAACAAGAGGCCTTTTCTCACCATCCTACGGCCCAAGAAAATGAAGAAGGGCCCAGCCATAGCCCCAAAGGTTGTATGCTGCCTGGATTAGGCGTTGTGCTTCTCCTCATTATCGCCCTCATTTATGGCGTAACATTGTTCTGATGCTCTTTGACAATATGAACAATATGACGAATCATCAAACGGCGAATGTCTTGCTCTAATTTGCGATTCGGCTCCTTCAAAATGTACTGAAATTTAAATATGACGGCATCTTTTTTTAGCTCTTCCACTTTCAGGATGAAGCTGTCTTCTTGTATCCACTCATGATAGTTCGCAATGGCCGTAATCAGGTCTTGCTCTAGGTTCGGTATGCGCCGAACATACTGCAAATCCATCTCAAATTCAATGCTGGTTTTCTTGATGTCTCGCTTGGTATAGTTGACGATTTCACTCAGAAAAACAGTGTTGTTTGGGATGTAAATCAGGTCGTCATCATCATTCAAAATGAGCAGCTTTGACAAGCTCAAACTCATCACTTTGCCCTTCTGCTCCCCAATTTTAACCACATCGCCCAGGTCCACCTCATTCGAAAAGGCAATCATCATCCCACTAATAATGTTCGAGATGTAGTCCTTACTCAAAATGGCCAAGGCGGCCGCAAAAATACTAATGGAGGTCAATAAACTACTCAAATTGATCCCAAACAGACTCAAAATAGTCATGAATAGGGCCAAGAGCATCACCAAATAGTAAATGTTGTGGCTGCCGGCAATAATGTTGTCTTTCTGCTCGGCCCCCAGCTTTTTCCGCCTCCGATAAATGTATTGCAAAAATTGCATCAGGCTACTAAAGCCCATAAAAAAGAAGTAGAAGCCCGCAAAGCTATTGAGGTAGCGCAAAAAAGGCGCTTTGACCAAATTTAACCATTCCGTTTCTACCAAAAACCAAAGGCCAATAAAGACTAACCAGCCTACTAGTTGTAATAAAATTTTCATTGTTCTTTTTTCTTGTTCTATCCTAATTTTTTGGGGCCTGCCGCCTTCGGCGGCCGGGCTGTGCACGGGCTCGCAGTTCTGCTCGGCCCTGCGGCGCTTGCAGCGCCTGGGTCTGGCCTGACGGCCACCCGTTACCATCCCTAGGCCGCGTCGCTTCGCTCCTTTGCGGCGGCTGCGCCGCCTAAAAACAGCCCTTGGCCCACTTTAGTTCGCCAAAGGGAGCAGCCAGGGCCCAAATGGGGCCGCTTGGACCAAATTGACTTCGGGATCAATAATTCTTTGACTCGGCCGAGCGTTTAAACTGACAAAAGCGTCTACATATACCGCCAGTTTTTGCCCTTCTTCGGCCTCTTGCTGGGCCAAAAATACAGCAAACTCCCGAATCGCCTCGGGCTGTACGCTCATCCGCTTTATCTGATAGGGCTTGAGGTATTCACTAGCCGATACCTCCCATCGATTCCCTTTTTTGTCCGCCAATTCAAAACGCACTTGCCCCTGATGCTCTACTAACATTACCCGCCAACCATAACGATAATAACGCTGCGACCAAATAATATCTTTGGCCCCAAAGAAATGATGTCGCAAGGGTAAAATAAATTGCCAAGCAAAATAAAGCAGCAAAATAGGCCCAAACCAGCTTTTATAAGCCGTTTCGCCTCCCTTAAAATAAGGAAGGGGCAGCTTTTTCCAACTTTTAGGCGGAAAAAAAGCTAGGGTCATCCCAATCATCAAGGGCGGAAAAAGTCCAATGTTAAACAGATAGCCCGTGAGCCCATGAAAAATGAGCACTCCCAAATAAGCCCAAGGCCTCGTTCTACTCCAACTCAACCAAATGAAGATGCTCAGGTCGTAGCAGGCCGCCAAACGCCCTCCCCAAACAGCCGTTTCGGCTAAGGCCAAAAAATGCCCAATCAAGGGCGTATCCTGGACCTGTAGCAGCCAAATGCGCAAGGGCCGCCCAGCCCACCAATCTACACTCAATTTGGCCCAACCCGCAAAAAAATAAACCAGCGCAATTTGTAAGCGCAAGCAAAAAAGCCAAAAGAAAGGATGCTGCTCTAGCCGTATCTTGGGCCGCCGATAGGCATCCCAACTGCTGTTGCGATGCGCAGGCGCAAAAAAGAAAAATAAGGCCAATAACTCAATCAAGTAGTAATGATTGATAAAATTGCTAGCATCTAAACGATGTAAGTACCCAAAGCAACAGGCAAATAAAAGCACCGAAAAACGATAGTAAGCCCCCAAACTGATCCCAATAGCCCCCAATAGCCCAAAAAGATAGATGTAGGGAATGGCCGCATCGCCCAAAGAGGGAAGGGTATAGCCCGACCAACTAAAGCGATAGGCCAAGCCCTGAAAACGCTCCGCCGCTTCTCCCTTCATCCAGGAGCTGATGAAGCCATAGGCGCCAATGCCGCCAAAAAGAATGCGCAAAAGCACTAAAGAACGAATATCAATGGCTTGTCCCAAGTAGTGTTGGACCTTTTTCATAGAACGCTAAAGCTTGTGGAGAATAAAGGGCAAAAGCCTGATTGAGCAGCAAACCCCAAAAAATAATAAGCCTCAAAAAAATCATTATCTTTAGCCCAAAATTAGCAGATGAAAGCACATTATCCAATCCTATGCTTAGCTCTTTTTTTACTCTTGGCCTGCCAACACCGAAAAGAAGAACGTGCCTGGCAAGAACGACTCCGCCAAGCCGATGAACAGGCAGAGATCAGGAGGCTCCGAAAAGCAGCCATAGCCGCCAAACCATCGGCCGATTCTGCCCTGCAAATGGAGGCTTACCGCCGATCTCGAGAGGGAAGAATAAAGATAG
This genomic interval from Saprospira grandis contains the following:
- a CDS encoding AAA family ATPase — its product is MQEFPEQEQPAKEEEHSPSMQSWEQDDSQSLKIQEAVQKVKQEVQKVIIGQDEMIDLILIALFSGGHVLLEGVPGIAKTLTAKLLAQSMKVDFNRIQFTPDLMPSDVTGTTIFNMKSSDFVFTQGPIFSNLVLIDEINRAPAKTQASLFEVMEEKQISVDGKTYKMNFPFMVLATQNPIEQEGTYKLPEAQLDRFLFRILLEYPSLKEEQQILYRFKDDFTKRQAADVKAVLSAQDIQECQEIIEQVHIKTELLDYIAELVHRSRSHADLFLGASPRASLAIMQTAKALAAMNGRGFVTPDDIQYVAYPVLNHRIILTPEREMEGMQISDVVADIIAKVEVPR
- a CDS encoding DUF3592 domain-containing protein, with translation MRSFSSNLAKRFGFWLLLLLPSYLLSLQLKTIYEGQQLQLHGQKVNAKVVSVQTHTSYDDDGDQSISYSATFEYKDKNGRIYKRKVENMQTYYYEGQSVEMVHEKGRPNLAVPNTFEMIYQDAVMFSVIILGTTFMLGLFLYVAFLRTS
- a CDS encoding asparaginase domain-containing protein → MKKNKSILALVTGGTFDKEYDMITGKLFFKDTHLSEIFKRGRATLDIKVRTLMMVDSLEMTDLDRDIIIKHCQSTEEQQILITHGTDTMEVTAAALARAGKIEGKTIVLLGAMIPYTFGMSSDGFFNLGSAIAFVQTLPPGVYIAMHGEYFNWDNVRKNRSTGYFETTKDKKH
- a CDS encoding leucine-rich repeat domain-containing protein, yielding MQPLTEQLWKKLRSAKPEQVEMALLRARAQGFNLKPWEQEYAELRQYIPLPYYAEQHEEVAACYAIRELDLSERELSSLPAVLANLRYVEVLDLRNNELTALPTWLNEWSNLKEVYLENNQISALSADFLAHSRLELLQLSNNQLKALPAAILGLSSLQRLDLSHNNISSLPNLEEEQLPNLSFLALNDNPIGQIWVNIGQLTKLQTLQLQNCLLQQLPESICSLFALQNLWLQNNQLRHLPAQLGQLRSLELLQLAQNELQELPDSLDRLASLKQLNLKENALQHLPKLEGLASLELLHLEHNQLQHLPSDFARLGRLKMAYLQGNDLDRLPLILDALRALEILHIESNPIEQLPDSLVDLPNLQRLFAAHTQIKSLPRRLKHKLEQLDIEGTPLANGEPQEEAEQEAFSHHPTAQENEEGPSHSPKGCMLPGLGVVLLLIIALIYGVTLF
- a CDS encoding mechanosensitive ion channel family protein, with product MKILLQLVGWLVFIGLWFLVETEWLNLVKAPFLRYLNSFAGFYFFFMGFSSLMQFLQYIYRRRKKLGAEQKDNIIAGSHNIYYLVMLLALFMTILSLFGINLSSLLTSISIFAAALAILSKDYISNIISGMMIAFSNEVDLGDVVKIGEQKGKVMSLSLSKLLILNDDDDLIYIPNNTVFLSEIVNYTKRDIKKTSIEFEMDLQYVRRIPNLEQDLITAIANYHEWIQEDSFILKVEELKKDAVIFKFQYILKEPNRKLEQDIRRLMIRHIVHIVKEHQNNVTP
- a CDS encoding HTTM domain-containing protein, which produces MKKVQHYLGQAIDIRSLVLLRILFGGIGAYGFISSWMKGEAAERFQGLAYRFSWSGYTLPSLGDAAIPYIYLFGLLGAIGISLGAYYRFSVLLFACCFGYLHRLDASNFINHYYLIELLALFFFFAPAHRNSSWDAYRRPKIRLEQHPFFWLFCLRLQIALVYFFAGWAKLSVDWWAGRPLRIWLLQVQDTPLIGHFLALAETAVWGGRLAACYDLSIFIWLSWSRTRPWAYLGVLIFHGLTGYLFNIGLFPPLMIGMTLAFFPPKSWKKLPLPYFKGGETAYKSWFGPILLLYFAWQFILPLRHHFFGAKDIIWSQRYYRYGWRVMLVEHQGQVRFELADKKGNRWEVSASEYLKPYQIKRMSVQPEAIREFAVFLAQQEAEEGQKLAVYVDAFVSLNARPSQRIIDPEVNLVQAAPFGPWLLPLAN